A window from Culex pipiens pallens isolate TS chromosome 3, TS_CPP_V2, whole genome shotgun sequence encodes these proteins:
- the LOC120431154 gene encoding uncharacterized protein LOC120431154 yields MKFVIVLALVVVATLGPVRAAPANSDALQVVAAEQDATTTDEKTVDVELSDAATDNKLSEEPGANGETETICDEDQDAAASEPDNTQQRYAAGGKGGDGYGSGSYGGGGKGDSSYGGGYGGADHGKGGEYGGHGSSHGSSYGGSYGGSHSESHSSKGGYEGSYGGSHSEHGSAKGGYEGSYGGAHSEGKGGYGGAHGAAKGGYEAAYGGHGESHGAGKGGYEAYGGAYGSHGAAKGGYEAAYGGGSHGAGKGGYGAATYGGSHGTASHGGSYGGHESAKGGYEAASYGGSYGGHGAAAKGGYEASHGYGAEKGGYGASHGASHGSYGGASYGGSHGGAGKGGYGGHGAAAHGSYGGSYGGSHDAGKGGYEAAYGGSHGGHGASHGAYGGASYGGAHGGAGKGGYGGHGAAAHGSYGGSYGGGHGAGKGGYEAAYGGSHGGHGASHGSYGGGYGGSHGGHGASHGGSYGGHESYGHGVASHGGYGSQGGSYGGSYGGGHEASHGGGHGGYRSASYSSGAAHGVSYGGSGKVSCGANLLVGCAPSVAKVPCVPTKAGGYGGYGAGGHYRSVQAEESDDSDSPAPSM; encoded by the exons ATGAAGTTCGTGATCGTGTTAGCCCTCGTCGTCGTGGCCACCCTAGGCCCGGTCCGTGCCGCGCCGGCCAACTCGGACGCGCTCCAGGTGGTCGCCGCTGAGCAGGACGCGACCACCACCGACGAGAAGACGGTTGACGTTGAGCTGAGTGACGCCGCGACCGACAACAAACTGTCCGAGGAGCCAG GCGCAAACGGCGAAACCGAAACCATTTGCGACGAGGATCAGGATGCGGCGGCCAGCGAGCCGGACAACACGCAGCAGCGGTACGCCGCCGGCGGCAAGGGAGGGGACGGGTACGGAAGCGGATCGTACGGCGGTGGCGGCAAGGGAGATTCCTCGTACGG CGGTGGATACGGCGGTGCTGATCACGGCAAGGGTGGAGAGTACGGTGGCCACGGATCGTCGCACGGATCGTCTTACGGTGGATCGTACGGAGGATCGCACAGCGAGTCTCACAGCTCGAAGGGCGGCTACGAGGGCTCGTACGGTGGATCACACAGCGAGCATGGCAGCGCCAAGGGCGGCTACGAGGGATCGTACGGCGGAGCTCACAGTGAAGGAAAGGGAGGTTACGGAGGTGCTCACGGAGCAGCGAAGGGCGGTTACGAGGCAGCGTACGGTGGTCACGGAGAATCGCACGGTGCTGGAAAGGGAGGCTACGAGGCGTACGGTGGAGCGTACGGAAGTCACGGAGCGGCTAAGGGAGGTTATGAGGCAGCGTACGGAGGAGGATCGCACGGTGCTGGCAAGGGAGGTTACGGAGCAGCGACGTACGGTGGTAGCCATGGAACAGCATCGCACGGAGGTTCCTACGGTGGTCACGAATCGGCAAAGGGAGGTTACGAAGCAGCATCGTATGGCGGATCTTACGGTGGCCATGGAGCAGCGGCTAAGGGAGGTTACGAAGCATCGCACGGATACGGTGCAGAGAAGGGTGGTTATGGAGCATCGCACGGTGCGTCCCATGGATCGTATGGTGGAGCGTCTTACGGTGGATCGCACGGAGGTGCAGGAAAGGGTGGTTACGGAGGTCACGGTGCTGCTGCCCACGGATCATATGGAGGATCTTACGGTGGATCGCACGACGCCGGCAAAGGTGGTTACGAAGCAGCTTACGGAGGATCTCACGGTGGTCATGGCGCTTCCCATGGTGCGTACGGTGGAGCGTCGTATGGTGGAGCTCACGGCGGTGCAGGAAAGGGTGGCTATGGAGGTCACGGTGCGGCAGCCCATGGATCATACGGAGGATCTTACGGTGGAGGTCATGGCGCTGGAAAGGGTGGTTACGAAGCTGCATACGGAGGATCCCACGGTGGTCATGGAGCGTCCCACGGTTCATACGGCGGTGGTTATGGAGGATCTCATGGTGGTCATGGAGCGTCCCACGGTGGATCCTATGGAGGACACGAGTCGTACGGCCACGGAGTAGCTTCCCATGGTGGCTATGGATCTCAGGGAGGATCTTACGGCGGCTCGTACGGCGGAGGACACGAAGCTTCTCACGGCGGCGGACACGGTGGATATCGTTCAGCTTCTTACTCATCTGGTGCCGCACATGGTGTCTCGTACGGTGGTTCCGGAAAGGTTTCCTGCGGAGCCAACCTGCTGGTCGGATGCGCCCCATCGGTGGCTAAGGTCCCATGCGTACCGACCAAGGCCGGAGGCTACGGAGGATATGGTGCCGGTGGACACTACCGATCTGTGCAGGCCGAAGAAAGCGACGACAGCGACAGCCCAGCCCCGTCGATGTAA